GTTACCACAATATGCAATCTGAATGGTCTCCAAGTTTGGCAATGTGAAGGAAATGGGAAGGACGTCTCCAGCCTAGGACAGTTGTGCAGGTATATGTGTTGTAGCACTACAAACTGATGCCAGTGATACTCACTGCATGTACCCCAGATGCAATAGGCCACTGCGAGATCAGATGCAGAAAATATCTTTATTGAACTAAAGCTACTATACCCACCCCATTTAGGGAACGCAGTGTGCAGCTTGGGGCACCTCTCAATATGACTCCATTCTAGATGGGCCCAATATTTGCCTGCCGCTGAAAGGATGGTTGTGACTGAGATATTGTCATGCACATGCAATGATTCAACTTTATACTCCATGAAACCTCTGAAAGCTTCGTTGTCATTCATACTGTCTAAATGGTGGCTTCCTTCACCTATCTCGATATGAACACCCAAAGGATAAAGTTGTCGGTGGTCCCACAACAAGGCCGAGCAAGTTACAATATCCCTGTTAAGGACAATATCGTTGCATGGGAAGAAGGTCCCCGTTGCAACCAAACCCTCTGAGCTAGGCCCAATCTCCTTGATCCCTCTGGTGACATTTACTTGGCTTTGGTGTGTAGAAGAGATATGGAGGTACACTTTGGTGTTACTCGGAATAATCCGATAGAGTCCATTTATGGTGGACCAAATGAACCTTCCATCTGGAAAAGCCATAACTACCTCATAGGCAGAGAACATCTGTTCTCCAGAGTAAATAGCTGATGCAATCTTCCCCCGAGTGTCTACATGCAGAACTCCCAATGAACGGTTTCTTTTAGTCCAGGTTAGGCTACGGAGTTGCTCACAGCCCACAAGGAATACCTTCTTGAGCTGCGGGATATCCATTGCACTGAGGTCAAGTGATTTAACGGCTGTGCCAGAGAGGTCCATCTCCTCAAGATTGGGCAATGCATGCAAGAACATGTGCAATCGAGCACAGCCCTTTAGCGAGATCCTTCTCACCCGGGCTTCTTGAACTAAAGCAGTGCGAGACTTGGGCCGTAGTTTCTCTTTTGGTAGCTGTATAGGATGTGTCCACTTCTCTGCTGGGCCATAACCATCGAAGCTAAAACTCTCGAGCAGTGGAGGGGCTCCTTCGAGTGCAACATGCTCCAAGCTGGAACAACCATCAAGAACAAGCATCTTCAAATTTCCTGCTGATGACATTGCAGGCAGGGATTCCATATGAATGTTACCCGACAAGTCAAGGAGTTCCAGATTCATCATATCAACGGAACAACAAGTGTCCACTGTGATCACGTCTGAGGATTAGGTTACGCGAAGCTTGTGAAGATTCTGCAGCTTTCTCCATGCATGACTTAATTATGGTCCTCCATGAGACACCCTTGGTATTTACCTCCATGAGATTGGTCATCATCTCTATCATTTCTGCCAACAAGACAAAATCTGTGAAGCGTATGTCAAGAACCAATAGGTTCAGTAAACATagccctcctccttgctccttcccTGAGTTTGTGCAATGATCAAGCCAAAGGAATCTTAGGCTGTGGCAGCATCGGAAAGGAGGGGATGCAAAATCAAAGTTGCACCTGCAGAGTTTTAGCACGCGGAGGTTGCTGGCCAGTTTAAACAGATCATTGATGGGCATTAAATGGCCAAGGTTTAACTCCTCCACGATTGCCCTCTGCATAGCTCTTCTATTTTTCCATAGAGAGCAATCTACATGGATAATTTTTCCGAATTGCTCCCTCGTGTCAGGATCACTTCTTCCGGATTTCAGGAGTTCAGCTGTAGCTCTAAGAACAGCAGAGGCTCCTACACCATTGCCGAACCAGCCACCAAAGAAGAATGATTTAGTTCTACGAGTGTACTCTAAGTGCAACAGAAAATCAAGCAGCTTTCCGGGGCGTCATCAAGACCGTCTGCATACTGTAGTAATGAACAATTGTCAGACATGACGATGAATCCAGTCTGGAAGTTTAAGAATAAACTGAAGTAATCTATAAATGCTCAAAATAACTGATTTGTATATACCGATAGagtgtgtgtgtgctgtgtgtagcttagaaagaaagaaaagcggggcaaaagcctttttcggcgaaagaaagaaaagaagaaaacaggTGCACTTTGGTAATGCTAGATGTTAGGTGCCAGATTGTTGCAGTGTGGCCGATTACCAGCATGGTACACACATATGAACAAATCAAGTTTGAACAAACTAttacctccatcccaaaattcttgtctcaGATTTGtgtagatacagatgtatctagtcaCGTTTTAGTGtcagatacatccatatctagacaaatccaagacaagaattttgggacggagggagtattatataagAGAAAAATAACTCCCAGTCCACGAGGTTAGCAAAGGAGAGAGGTACTGACCAGTCTGTCTGGACGAACCATTTTGATCTTCTCCAAAGAAAGTAGTAGCCGATACTACTACCAGCAGCAGAAGAAAACTATGATGGTTGGGCATACATATCTAACCCATCGCCTGCAGATTACATTACTAGCTACTCGGCTCCACACAAATGTTTCTGATATCTAACACCACAAAAACAGAAGCAGCAGCATCAATTATATATATGCGTGCCTATTCATATGCACAGAGAAATATGTTACCTGGTATAGTGGTGGTGTCCTCTTGCTCGAAATTGAAGAAGATTTGATGCCGTGGCAGCAGAGCTCTGGCTTTGGGAGTAGCTGTGAATGCTATGGCAGGTCGACAGATAGATGAGGCTGAGAGCTACATACGTTGCTTTGCTTTGCTTTCTCTCCCCAGATTAAAGCATCTCTCCATGGTTCCTTGCTTGCATGTTACTGATGCACTTTGTCagcttttcctttttttattccttcttctttgcttctttttcTTTATGTAGTAGTATAGATAGATGCAAAAGGACTGGTAACAACTTGTACAATATCGTTCTGTTTCCTTAAGGATTAGCTTAACTAGAGGTAAAAACAAAAGTTACAAGATGGTCACTGATAGAAAAAAATTAGGCCCCTACTTTCTCCCATTTTGATTTGTTGCTGCCTATGCCTGCTCTCAGGAAGGGACACACATGGCTGGGCAAGTGCTTTCAATACTTACTATTTTTCTTCAGAAATAGTATAAAAAAGTCTATTGTGAAATGGAGCAACTACCAGTGAACAACAATTCATATAGCAATTTGGTGCAAACTATTATATCTCAGGATACAAAAGCTTTAGGTATCTACAAACTAATGTGACTTTTTTTGCAAACAAAATATAATGTGAGCTATTCGATCATATTTTGATATGCAAATGTAGTTAAGGCAACAGGCTAAAAATGATGTACTATCAAATAGGAGTACGCACAATCTTAAAAAACATGGCATATTTTTATATGTCCATCAGTACTGATCAGAAAATGGAAAGCAAGACTAAACTTGTTGTTTTTCCTGCTCAAAAGTAACTGACAGTAACATGCAACGGTACAGACGAACTCGAGTGACAAAGATCATCAGAGTACCATGAGAAGCATCAAAACTTAATATGCTCCAACATTACAACAAAATATTAGCTACCACCAACTCAAAAGCCGGATGTATCTCCAAGCACTTCTGCTTTTGCAGCAGTGTTCACATGAACTCCAGAGTTCAGAATGAATACCAGGCAGATGTTTGTGCACCTACTGCACGTTGATAAAATATCCAGCCTTTTATCAGGACTAGTAAGGAAATAAACAATGATCTGAGTTATGACCTGATGTACTCTGTTTCTGCTGCATTTGCAATTTTGCATGCTTGCATTTCAGTCACCGCATCCCAaggtaaaagaaaaagaaaagtggtaCCAGGCAGGCAAGCAGTTGCAGTTGCAGTTCAACATTCAGCATTCATTAGCAAGGGCCAGATAAAAGTTCAACATGACATAATAGATGCGGATTAGCGTATTACGCGGTTAAATTCCTACAAGCCCATGCACAGTTAACCAGTGTGTGCTATGTAGTCCCAAGAGGGAGCAAACCACAGAAACACCCAACAAGCCATTTCTGCATCTCATTCTCAGCAACACGGAATGGAAGAACCTACCTCCCCCACAAGCCATCTCTGCACTCTTGATAATACCTGCAGAGTAATAATCAATGTCGACGATGGTCAACAAGTTTGTACTCTTAGTATCCCACAGTTTTCGTATGATTTAAACATACTAACATTAGCTTCTGCTACTAATTAAGAAAGGAAGAGAAAGACCAAGTCCTTCCACAGTAGGCCTAGTTTCACCTTCAAGAGAGTAATTAGCAAGATCCACCAAAGAGACGGAATTACAGGCTTTATTGGCCGCCGCATGAAAGGATTTCAAGTTTACATCTCCAAAGCGGACTCAGCTGATAGTGCAACTATATTTCCAGTAGAGCTTAATGTGATTTTTTTAATGACTCCTCTAAAGTTGCTTTTTACGACTATGTTCCAATTTGTAATAAGCAACGAGAGGCGGGAAAGATTTCTGCTCCAGATTTGAAAGGCTCTTCTAATGTTTTAGAAATTATAAGAGATGTGCCTCTGCCGTCAAAGTCTTTGCAAGGGAGACTCCGAGCTTGTTGGAATACCTCTATGAAGCCGGGGTGGTCTGAATGGACAGAAGAGAAGGGATGTATCCAAGGTGAATTCTGAAATAGGTTTAACAGTGGTATTAGGGAAGACCATAGTCCAGCTAGCCAAGGTCAAAAATAAATATATTCATATTTATCTATTGTTTGTGAGAAAAACAACATAGAACCTTCACACAGTATAAGGTAAACAGTTCTCATTTTGGATTTAAATCTCATATGTATAATTCAGTTACAAATCAAGGGTGAAAAATTATAATGAGAATATTATAAGTTCAATACTATCTCGAACTTGTACTTGTAAGATTTATTTTAATGTTTGGCATGTTTTCAATATCACATAATCAGTTTGGACGCCCAAAAATAAATTATAGAGATGTTGAAAATAATCAGATATATCAAGTAAGATCACTAAAATCTATTTCCTTCAGAAGACTATTGCATTTTGTTAGACATTGCGGTCATGCTTTTATGAAAATTAAAATCCAGCATGGTATTATTTGTTTCTTTATCTATCAAGTGGCAGCTGACTACACTCGCCTTTAATCGGTATTGGATAAAAACCTCGATGAATGTGGACCCTTCGATCATACAATTGACAGTCCATAACTCGAGAAAATATCAACATCTAAAAAAACACTAGAAAGAGATAATATAAGTGAGTTAGAATGACAAACAAAAATACGCTGATAAAATATTTAGGCAAACTGCCTACAAGGCTAAGATTGTACAATAATTGCAACCGAGCACTAGGTATTACAACAATCGCAAATGAACAGCAATATGAAATGCAATCTATATAGGCCCGAGTTAATAAACGAAGTTCGAAGCCAAATGCTCGGGTATTGTTGGGTATCAATTACTTGTAGAGGGGACAACATAAGAATCACACTTGGATCTTATTGAGTAGTAGCCACAAAAATAGCAAATGCAATGTTGCAGCcagtaaaagaaaacagaaaatatcAATTAAGCAAAAGAAAGGGAAATATTCCATTCTGCTACTACTAAAAAGATAAGCTTACTCCCTCATTTAATACATCACAATAGCATATCGACCAATCATCTTATGTATTGTGCAAAAGTTCAGCTCCATCATGTCCACCACCAATGCTCGTTCCTACAAGGGGAAATTCCAACCATTATGTGTCTCATCTTGAGAAACATCTGCACTGCAGCTATGCACTAATACTACCAGTTGTATCAGATTATTGGGCATTGATGAGATATTTGGATAAACTCACATATGTAATTTGAGGAAAACAACTCAGGTTTGATACATCATGACGAGTAGATAAACAAAACCCCTACTCTCTAAGAAAGAGAATATTCTTGAAACAATAAATACTCACTATTGCCATAAAAATGAAGAATATGCACACTCAGACAATTAGCTAACCTGAAGGGAGAAGTATGCTTAAGCTCGCTCCATAGTAAGAGTATGAGCATGAATTTTGAGTCGCTCGACTAGTCGCGCGACGACTAGTCTATGAGTCGCAAAAATATGGTCGACTTAGCTTAGTGTCGACTCGCGACCCTGAGTCGCGACCAGTCACAACGCAGGCTCGACTTCTTCCGAGTCGCTGCCCCAGAGCGACTCGCATGAGTCGCGACTCGAAAACCATGAGTATGAGAATAGCAAAAAACAGCGTTGCTAAATTttattctatttttgacaaatgAGATGCACAACCGGTTTCAACTAAGGGAACTCAAATCAAGATAGAGTAGAATCACCTCTCGAGAGAGCAGAACTGGTTAGCTACAGTCAAAGATATTCTTTCCAAATCATAACCATCACATAGAACACCACCACACAAACATCCAAAAAGAAGACTCAATCGCTATATGTTGAGGAGATCATCCAGCAGCAAAGGAACCGATTTATATGGAACTACTTACACTTGTTAGCTTAACATGAAAGGATGTGAACATCATTTAATCAACCAATTATAGATATTATCTTGATTTTGTTATACCTACTACAATGTAAAGGCATATGCTATTACCTGCAGCATAAACACTTTCAAACGGATGATAGTGAGCCCACTTCTTGGTCTTGGAAACTTTCTTGAACTGCAGTGGCTCAAGCTGGATCATGAAGAGGTCGGTAGGTGTCCGTAGGAGCAGCACATTATTGTACTCAGCAAACCCCACTATACATTGGTGCCATTTTCTCTTCTTCCTTGAATCAATGGAAAGTAACTTATACAGTTCAACAGTTCTTCCTAGCACCCATGAAGCAGCACCATCACAATCGGTCTCCACCTTCCATAATTGGGCACTGAAATTTGACAGAAAGAGAATGCCAAGGCCACCACCCTCTGCCCGCATAACCTGGAATCGGCACATGTTTTCCTTGGGAATACCCACTGGTACTGGTTTCACAGCTAGGATCTGCTTCTCCAAATCAAACTCAAGTATGCCATCCAATAGTAGAGTTTTTGCCGATGTGTCATCGAACAACCAGTAAAGGGAATGCCCAACTAGCACACTTATGGTAAAGTACATGTGACTCTTGGTGGGAAGTTTGGATGGAAGTGGTGTTGATATGCGATCACCCCATATGGCAGTCTCCGACGAGTAAACGCGGGCGATGGCCCGTGTATGTTGCTGCTTGTCTGTCTCTGTGCTTACCAAGACCAGCCGGAAGTGTTGAATGTCTCCGGCGCCGCAAAAAACCGCCCCTTTGAACGGGGCCTTCAGCCACTCCGGGGGAACGGCTAGGCGGTGTAGGTCGACGTTGAAGGGATCCCACACCAAGAGCTGGTACCGCGCTGATTGGTACATGAGTAGGAGGCCATGGCGGGATCCCATGGGCATGAAGATGCCGCCGCCATTTTCGCGGTCAAGGCACAAGGAGAAGTAGCCATCCGGGACACGATTGGGGGGATCCATTGCAGGTTTGAAATTGAAAGGGACGAAGAAACCGAGGAGAGGAGGGttgcggcggtggtggagaaggaaGCGGCGGGAGAAGCCCGGGTCAGAGATGAGGCCAAGCCAGCGCTTGGAGACGAGGGAGGCGCGAGGGAGGGAGGACGGATctggcgggaggcggaggaggatctcggagaggAGGTTGTCGTCCTCCAGCGGCTGCGCCGCCGACGAGcgggagctgcggcggcggcggcgcctactCCTCTCGCTCTCGTCATAGCTCATGGGGAAAGTGGTGGATTGACCAGAGAGACGAGAGGAGTCACGCTGTCATTGAGATAGAAGCCCAAGACTCATTTCTTTTAGGTATAGAGAGAGAAAGAGCCCACTACAGCTAAAGTAAAAGAAAGCCCACAGCACATAAACACAATGCGCAGACTCCTTGCCTTTTTTATTTTCTGAAGTTCTTTGTAGGGATTATTTTCTGAAGTTATAACCCTTAACAGTTGTACAAACTTACAACTCCCCTAAaatcaacaaaataaaaaaaagtttCAGTGGTGAGCCAAGTTAGATCCCTGGGACCATAGACCACACGCTATCATAGACAATTTCCAGATTTGACGATGAGCTTCGAAGGAAATATGTGCATGGCTTATCTGCTCTAATCCGCTATAACTTACTCCCTCCTCAAAACCTTAGGCATATAAGCTTTTGCATGCAATTTCATAATCTAAGGCGCACATGCCTTTTTCTCTCATTCAGTTAGAGCCATCACCAACAAGTCCTAGTTTTTTTTGGAAAGGAAAACAAATAGCTACATGGATCTCTCGTGCAGTTAGCTCATAGCGCCCTCTTCGTTTGAGATTGGATCGCTCAAATGAACCTACGCTAATTTTCGCGCTGAATCTAATACGCCTAACattatgggaaggagggagtatcaatTTCTAGAGGATGCCATGACATCTCCGACCGCACTGTGACGCAACAGAACCAGAGCACATGAATCC
Above is a window of Triticum aestivum cultivar Chinese Spring chromosome 6B, IWGSC CS RefSeq v2.1, whole genome shotgun sequence DNA encoding:
- the LOC123135912 gene encoding F-box protein At5g03970 — encoded protein: MSYDESERSRRRRRRSSRSSAAQPLEDDNLLSEILLRLPPDPSSLPRASLVSKRWLGLISDPGFSRRFLLHHRRNPPLLGFFVPFNFKPAMDPPNRVPDGYFSLCLDRENGGGIFMPMGSRHGLLLMYQSARYQLLVWDPFNVDLHRLAVPPEWLKAPFKGAVFCGAGDIQHFRLVLVSTETDKQQHTRAIARVYSSETAIWGDRISTPLPSKLPTKSHMYFTISVLVGHSLYWLFDDTSAKTLLLDGILEFDLEKQILAVKPVPVGIPKENMCRFQVMRAEGGGLGILFLSNFSAQLWKVETDCDGAASWVLGRTVELYKLLSIDSRKKRKWHQCIVGFAEYNNVLLLRTPTDLFMIQLEPLQFKKVSKTKKWAHYHPFESVYAAGTSIGGGHDGAELLHNT